From one Planococcus citri chromosome 3, ihPlaCitr1.1, whole genome shotgun sequence genomic stretch:
- the LOC135838391 gene encoding protein YIPF6: MMENLPNMDMYESYSGNLEGTMNIPGQTNVKLGEPDFNTLDEPIKVTIMRDLHAVLTKFKHVLQPKEKKSLLKEWDLWGPLLLCTFMAAILQGSPDYVTDDYHHDGGPEFAEVFVIVWIGALIVTLNSKLLGGNISFFQSVCVLGYCLLPTTIALVVCRFVLLFGNSTFLFCLRFIIAMTGFGWATYASMIFLGDSQPVGRKGLAVYPIFLFYFIISWLVLSHTAQ; encoded by the exons ATGATGGAGAATTTACCAAACATGGat atGTACGAAAGCTACAGCGGAAATCTAGAAGGGACTATGAATATACCTGGTCAGACGAATGTGAAACTAGGCGAACCAGATTTCAATACATTAGATGAACCTATTAAAGTCACTATT atGCGTGATCTTCATGCAGTTTTAACGAAGTTCAAACACGTATTACAACCTAAAGAGAAGAAGAGTTTATTGAAAGAAT GGGATTTATGGGGACCTTTATTACTTTGTACGTTTATGGCTGC GATTCTTCAGGGTTCTCCAGATTACGTTACCGATGATTATCATCACGATGGTGGACCAGAATTCGCTGAAGTATTTGTCATCGTTTGGATTGGAGCTCTAATAGTCACGTTGAACTCTAAATTATTAGGAGGCAACAT ATCATTTTTCCAAAGCGTTTGTGTGCTTGGATATTGTCTATTACCTACGACAATCGCCTTAGTAGTATGCCGATTTGTGTTATTATTTGGTAATTCcacgtttttattttgtttgagaTTCATCATCGCTATGACAGGCTTTGGATGGGCTACTTATG cttcgaTGATATTTCTTGGTGATAGTCAACCTGTTGGAAGAAAAGGTTTAGCTGTTTATcctattttcttattttatttcattatttcttgGTTGGTTCTGTCGCATACCGCTCAATGA